From one Chloroflexota bacterium genomic stretch:
- a CDS encoding DUF402 domain-containing protein, which yields MTEESREAIEGSRLRPAPGERIAVRKLDYTGRVVYSWTGLRDEAEDAVVIYATFALVAKEPPVVDGVPFCTGDRFTEYYYPDRWYNVFHIADPSGRHKGWYCNVAQPARIDEEGVAFVDMALDLFVHPDGRYTVLDEDEFGLAAEQLYSPEDAARARAGLAQLIDLAERRGLPTPAHEMGDSADDRRG from the coding sequence GTGACCGAGGAATCCCGCGAGGCGATCGAAGGCAGCCGTCTGCGTCCCGCGCCAGGTGAGCGCATCGCCGTCAGGAAGCTGGACTACACCGGGCGCGTCGTCTACTCGTGGACCGGCCTCCGTGACGAGGCGGAGGACGCGGTCGTCATTTATGCAACCTTCGCGCTGGTTGCAAAGGAGCCGCCAGTCGTCGACGGCGTACCGTTCTGCACCGGCGATCGATTCACCGAGTACTACTATCCGGATCGCTGGTACAACGTGTTCCACATCGCGGACCCCTCCGGTCGCCACAAGGGCTGGTACTGTAACGTGGCCCAGCCCGCCCGGATCGACGAGGAGGGCGTCGCATTCGTCGACATGGCCCTGGACCTGTTCGTCCATCCCGACGGACGCTACACGGTGCTGGACGAGGACGAGTTCGGCCTCGCGGCGGAGCAGCTCTATTCACCCGAGGACGCTGCCCGCGCACGCGCGGGCCTGGCTCAGCTCATCGATCTGGCTGAGCGCAGGGGCCTGCCGACGCCAGCCCACGAGATGGGCGACAGCGCTGACGACCGCCGCGGATAA
- a CDS encoding HD domain-containing protein — protein MAISNSPRPSWRQTVVAAATRQATAEARHAWRVRPGVAPPFNYRLEHIRAVVAIVGDLAAKLAADDEVVTAAAWLHDVSKGFAEEPGDGHGLRGAERARAILRRTDFPRGKIEAVAGAISAHVGLFRDGPIEPIEAAILFDADKLSKLGAASLIHFLCSFPASASRAGSPPDTASAATELKRWSELAPRIVESLTTEPGRAMGRERLALLQQLVAQLEREGAM, from the coding sequence GTGGCGATCTCGAATTCCCCCCGTCCCAGCTGGCGCCAGACCGTCGTAGCCGCTGCCACGCGCCAGGCGACCGCTGAGGCCCGGCACGCGTGGCGCGTGCGTCCCGGCGTGGCGCCTCCGTTCAACTATCGCCTCGAGCACATCCGTGCCGTCGTGGCCATCGTCGGTGATCTCGCCGCCAAGCTGGCGGCCGACGATGAGGTTGTGACCGCCGCGGCGTGGCTCCACGACGTCTCAAAGGGGTTCGCCGAGGAGCCGGGGGACGGGCACGGCCTACGCGGCGCCGAGCGAGCGCGCGCGATCCTGCGGCGGACGGACTTTCCGCGCGGAAAGATCGAGGCGGTCGCGGGGGCGATCTCCGCTCACGTCGGGCTCTTCCGCGACGGTCCAATCGAGCCCATCGAGGCGGCAATCCTGTTCGACGCCGACAAGCTCTCCAAGCTGGGCGCCGCCTCGCTGATCCACTTCCTCTGCAGCTTTCCCGCCTCGGCCAGCCGCGCGGGCTCGCCGCCAGATACGGCGAGCGCCGCCACGGAGCTGAAGCGCTGGTCGGAGCTGGCGCCTCGCATCGTGGAGAGCCTGACGACGGAGCCCGGCCGGGCCATGGGCCGGGAGCGTCTCGCTCTTCTCCAGCAGCTCGTGGCGCAACTCGAGCGCGAGGGGGCTATGTGA
- the ilvD gene encoding dihydroxy-acid dehydratase, with amino-acid sequence MGEDLQLHSRTLIAGPDRAPARAMMRAVGYTDDDFRRPLIGVAHSWIEIMPCNFNQRRLAAKVKEGIRAAGGTPVELNTISVSDGIAMGTEGMKASLISREVIADSIELVARGHLFDGIVTISGCDKTIPGTVMAMLRLDIPGLMIYSGSIAPGVFEGRDVTILDVFEAVGAFGAGKITAEQLKALEERACPAAGACGGQYTANTMATAFEVMGISPAGSASIPAMDPNKDELAFDCGRMVMDLVRNDVRPSRIITRQSIENAIAAVCASGGSTNAVLHLLAVAREAGVPLSIDDFDAISERTPLVGDLKPGGQYVATDVYRAGGIQVLARRLLDAGVLHEDAMTVTGRTAGQEARAAVETEGQRVIRPISDPLKPTGGLVILKGNLAPDGCVVKVAGHERMRHRGPARVFDREEDAFAAVQSGRIVGDDVVVIRYEGPKGGPGMREMLGVTGAIVGAGLGESVALLTDGRFSGATHGLMAGHVAPEAAAGGPIAILREGDMIAFDIPNRRLDVELSDDEIAARLRGWQPPAPRYTHGVMAKYARLVSSASEGAVTG; translated from the coding sequence ATGGGCGAAGATCTGCAGCTTCACAGTCGCACGTTGATCGCGGGGCCGGACCGGGCGCCCGCCCGGGCCATGATGCGCGCGGTGGGCTATACGGATGACGACTTCCGGCGCCCGCTGATCGGCGTGGCGCACTCGTGGATCGAGATCATGCCCTGTAACTTCAACCAGCGACGACTGGCCGCGAAGGTCAAGGAGGGCATTCGCGCCGCGGGCGGCACGCCGGTCGAGTTGAACACGATCTCGGTGTCCGATGGGATCGCGATGGGGACCGAGGGGATGAAAGCCTCGCTGATCTCCCGGGAGGTGATCGCGGATTCCATCGAGCTCGTGGCCCGCGGGCACCTCTTCGATGGAATCGTCACGATTTCCGGGTGCGATAAGACGATCCCTGGAACCGTCATGGCGATGCTTCGCCTCGACATCCCCGGCCTCATGATCTACAGCGGCTCCATCGCCCCTGGCGTCTTCGAGGGGCGCGACGTGACGATTCTCGACGTGTTCGAGGCCGTTGGCGCGTTCGGCGCCGGCAAGATCACTGCCGAGCAGCTCAAGGCCCTGGAGGAGCGCGCCTGCCCGGCCGCGGGCGCCTGCGGCGGTCAGTACACCGCGAACACCATGGCCACCGCATTCGAGGTCATGGGAATCTCGCCCGCCGGAAGCGCCAGCATCCCCGCGATGGACCCCAATAAGGACGAGCTGGCATTTGACTGCGGGCGCATGGTGATGGACCTCGTCCGCAACGACGTCCGCCCATCGCGGATCATCACGCGCCAGTCCATCGAGAACGCCATCGCCGCCGTCTGCGCGAGCGGCGGATCGACGAACGCGGTGCTGCACCTGCTCGCCGTCGCTCGCGAGGCCGGCGTGCCGCTCAGCATCGACGACTTCGACGCGATCAGCGAGCGCACGCCCCTGGTCGGGGACCTGAAGCCTGGCGGACAATATGTCGCGACGGACGTGTATCGCGCGGGCGGCATCCAGGTGCTCGCACGGCGGCTGCTGGACGCGGGCGTCCTGCACGAAGATGCGATGACCGTGACCGGGCGGACGGCGGGCCAGGAGGCGCGTGCCGCGGTCGAGACAGAGGGCCAGCGGGTCATTCGACCCATCTCGGACCCCCTCAAGCCGACCGGCGGCCTCGTCATCCTGAAGGGCAACCTCGCTCCGGACGGGTGCGTGGTGAAGGTGGCCGGCCACGAGCGAATGCGCCACCGCGGCCCCGCGCGTGTCTTCGACCGCGAGGAGGACGCCTTTGCCGCCGTCCAGTCGGGCCGCATCGTCGGCGACGACGTCGTCGTCATCCGGTACGAAGGACCCAAGGGCGGGCCCGGTATGCGCGAGATGCTGGGTGTAACGGGCGCCATCGTCGGCGCCGGGCTCGGCGAGAGCGTCGCCCTGCTCACCGATGGTCGATTTTCTGGGGCCACCCACGGCCTGATGGCCGGCCACGTGGCGCCCGAGGCGGCCGCGGGTGGCCCGATCGCCATCCTCCGCGAGGGCGACATGATCGCCTTCGACATCCCGAACCGGCGGCTCGACGTCGAGCTGTCGGACGACGAGATCGCGGCGCGCCTGCGGGGCTGGCAGCCGCCGGCACCGCGCTATACCCATGGCGTGATGGCGAAGTACGCGCGCCTCGTCTCCTCTGCCTCCGAGGGGGCAGTGACCGGCTAG
- a CDS encoding thiolase family protein — translation MADAVIVGAVRTPVGRYGGALKDVRPDDLAAHVIRALVDRTGIDPESIDDVILGCTNQAGEDNRNVARMALLIAGLPETIPGQTVNRLCSSGLQAVNTAATLIQAGAGEVYIAGGVESMTRAPLVMAKPSTAFPRGKVEMEDSTIGWRFVNPRLAERYDPISLGETAENVAERYEISRVRQDEMALASHRKAAAAIREGRFANEVVSVPTPQPRGAPPKDFDTDEHVRPDTSMEALAKLPPAFRKGGTVTAGNSSGVNDGAAALLVISAERARSLGLKPMMRYVASAAAGVNPLFMGLGPIPATRKLFDRTGVHADDLDLIELNEAFASQSLACIDELGLPMDRVNVNGGAIALGHPLGCSGAKITTTLAHEMQRRKARWGLVSMCVGVGQGVSTLFAGVE, via the coding sequence GTGGCGGATGCAGTGATCGTGGGCGCGGTGCGGACGCCGGTCGGTCGCTACGGCGGGGCGCTGAAAGACGTCCGACCAGACGACCTGGCCGCCCACGTGATCCGTGCGCTCGTCGATCGGACCGGGATCGACCCGGAGTCCATCGATGACGTGATCCTCGGCTGTACTAACCAGGCCGGGGAGGACAACCGAAACGTCGCCCGCATGGCGCTCCTGATCGCCGGCCTCCCGGAGACAATTCCCGGCCAGACGGTAAACCGTCTCTGCTCCTCGGGCCTCCAGGCGGTCAATACGGCCGCGACGCTGATTCAGGCCGGGGCGGGCGAGGTGTACATCGCGGGGGGCGTCGAGAGCATGACCCGCGCCCCGCTGGTCATGGCGAAACCATCGACGGCGTTCCCCCGTGGGAAGGTCGAGATGGAAGACTCGACGATCGGCTGGCGGTTCGTCAATCCGAGGCTGGCCGAGCGCTACGACCCCATCAGCCTTGGCGAGACGGCCGAGAACGTGGCCGAGCGGTACGAGATCAGCCGCGTGCGGCAGGACGAGATGGCGCTGGCCAGCCATCGGAAGGCCGCCGCCGCGATCCGCGAGGGACGCTTCGCCAACGAGGTCGTGTCCGTGCCGACACCGCAGCCCCGGGGGGCGCCGCCCAAGGACTTCGATACCGATGAGCACGTGCGCCCAGATACCAGCATGGAGGCCCTGGCGAAGCTCCCGCCGGCCTTTAGAAAGGGCGGAACGGTGACGGCGGGCAACTCCTCCGGCGTCAACGACGGCGCGGCGGCCCTTCTCGTCATATCGGCCGAGCGGGCCCGATCACTCGGGCTGAAGCCGATGATGCGCTACGTCGCGTCGGCCGCCGCCGGCGTGAATCCGCTCTTCATGGGGCTGGGGCCGATCCCCGCGACGCGGAAGCTTTTCGACCGGACCGGCGTCCACGCCGACGATCTGGACTTGATCGAGCTGAACGAGGCCTTCGCGTCACAGTCCCTGGCCTGCATCGACGAGCTCGGGCTGCCAATGGACCGCGTGAACGTGAATGGCGGGGCGATCGCCCTCGGGCATCCCCTCGGCTGCTCTGGCGCGAAGATCACGACGACGCTGGCCCACGAGATGCAGCGGCGCAAGGCGCGTTGGGGCCTGGTGAGCATGTGCGTCGGCGTGGGACAGGGGGTGAGCACCCTCTTCGCCGGCGTCGAGTAG
- a CDS encoding 3-hydroxyacyl-CoA dehydrogenase NAD-binding domain-containing protein gives MKLGVIGAGTMGGGIAQVAAQQGIDVRLLDVRTELVQAGVDRIRGFLQRAVERGRMSKADADATVGRIEPTVEFSALADVDAVIEAAVEDIAVKSQVFRQLDEHCPAHAILASNTSSLSVTEIGAATKRPEAVVGMHFFNPVPLMALVEVVRGYSTSDATMDRAVDLARLLGKTPVRASDTPGFIVNRIVRPFYNEALRILGDGVADYPIVDRIMKGVGFRMGPFELMDLIGNDVNFAVTHSIFSQLYGEPKLRPSFRQLRIVQSGNLGQKTGRGWYAYDGSSAPELPTIAAEPLMGPVAVVGDSALGMDLASALSAAGLETRVWSREPPRAATSGVHGVASIAEAVSGAALVVEAGWSRDTKREMLRDVARVAPRTPVASIALTVAASEAASWHANPSIVCGFAVLPPLADAKVVEVAPALQTDPAAVKAAESLAVAVGKEPVLVGDGSGGVAARIVALIVNEACAALMEGIATREDIDAAVRLGANYPHGPLEWADLIGVDLVYAIIRGMHEELREDRYRPAPLLRRMALAGWTGRDAGRGFSTF, from the coding sequence ATGAAGCTCGGAGTGATCGGCGCGGGCACCATGGGTGGCGGGATTGCCCAGGTCGCCGCGCAGCAGGGAATAGACGTCCGGCTCCTCGACGTGCGAACCGAACTCGTGCAGGCCGGGGTGGACCGGATCCGGGGTTTCCTCCAGCGCGCGGTGGAGCGGGGCCGGATGTCGAAGGCCGACGCTGACGCAACGGTCGGCCGGATCGAGCCGACGGTCGAGTTTTCGGCGCTGGCCGACGTCGATGCCGTCATCGAGGCGGCGGTTGAGGATATCGCGGTCAAGTCGCAGGTGTTCCGCCAGCTCGACGAGCACTGCCCGGCGCACGCGATCCTCGCCAGCAACACGTCGTCCCTCAGCGTGACGGAGATCGGCGCGGCGACCAAGCGGCCCGAAGCGGTGGTTGGCATGCATTTCTTCAACCCGGTTCCCCTCATGGCGCTCGTCGAGGTCGTCCGGGGTTACTCGACGTCTGATGCCACCATGGACCGCGCCGTCGATTTGGCGCGCCTCCTCGGCAAGACGCCCGTCCGTGCCAGCGACACACCCGGATTCATCGTCAATCGCATCGTCCGGCCCTTCTATAACGAGGCCTTGCGCATCCTCGGCGATGGGGTGGCCGATTATCCCATCGTGGACCGGATCATGAAGGGCGTAGGGTTCCGGATGGGACCGTTCGAGCTGATGGACCTGATCGGGAACGACGTGAACTTCGCGGTGACCCACTCCATCTTCAGCCAGCTCTACGGCGAGCCCAAGCTCCGCCCATCGTTCCGCCAGCTCCGGATCGTGCAGTCCGGAAACCTGGGGCAGAAGACCGGGCGTGGTTGGTACGCATATGACGGATCGTCCGCCCCGGAGCTTCCGACGATCGCGGCGGAGCCGCTGATGGGACCGGTCGCAGTGGTCGGGGATTCGGCTCTGGGCATGGACCTTGCCAGCGCCCTGAGCGCGGCGGGCCTCGAGACGCGCGTGTGGTCGCGGGAACCGCCGCGTGCGGCCACGTCGGGCGTGCACGGGGTTGCCAGCATCGCTGAGGCCGTCTCGGGCGCAGCGCTCGTCGTCGAGGCGGGCTGGAGCCGTGACACGAAGCGGGAGATGCTCCGCGACGTCGCGCGTGTTGCTCCGCGAACGCCCGTCGCGTCCATCGCGCTGACGGTGGCCGCGTCAGAGGCCGCGTCGTGGCACGCCAATCCCTCCATCGTCTGTGGCTTCGCCGTGCTCCCCCCGTTGGCGGACGCGAAGGTGGTCGAGGTGGCGCCAGCGCTCCAGACCGATCCAGCCGCGGTAAAGGCGGCGGAGAGTCTGGCCGTCGCCGTGGGAAAGGAGCCCGTCCTCGTGGGCGATGGGAGCGGCGGGGTCGCCGCGCGGATCGTCGCGCTGATCGTAAACGAGGCGTGCGCCGCCCTCATGGAGGGGATCGCGACGCGAGAGGACATCGACGCGGCCGTGCGCCTCGGCGCCAATTACCCTCACGGGCCGTTGGAGTGGGCCGATCTCATCGGCGTCGATCTGGTCTACGCTATCATCAGGGGGATGCACGAGGAGCTGCGCGAGGACCGATACCGCCCCGCACCGCTCCTCCGGCGAATGGCGCTCGCGGGATGGACCGGCCGAGACGCCGGTCGGGGATTCTCGACATTCTAA
- a CDS encoding enoyl-CoA hydratase-related protein, translating into MSEEVLLVERQERVAVLTLNRPSVLNAFNEELLDRLTAALREAERDRAVGAVVVTGAGKAFCAGQDLQARRAIFDRGEVPHLGAGLRERYKPMIMRIRTMEKPVIAALNGVAAGAGCGLALACDLRTASDSASLIQSFARVGLALDSGSSFFLPRIVGLGRAFEIAMTGDPVPAAEAERIGLVNHLYPAEELMARTLELATRLAAGATRAIGLIKRDINRALTLDVESALDYESFQQETAGQTRDFREGVMAFIEKRKAEFRGE; encoded by the coding sequence ATGAGCGAGGAAGTCCTCCTGGTCGAGCGACAGGAGCGCGTCGCAGTTCTCACCCTGAACCGGCCGTCGGTTCTCAACGCGTTCAACGAGGAGCTTCTGGACCGATTGACCGCAGCGCTCCGCGAGGCCGAGCGCGACCGCGCGGTCGGCGCGGTCGTCGTCACCGGCGCCGGCAAGGCGTTCTGCGCCGGCCAGGACCTCCAGGCTCGGCGGGCCATCTTCGACCGCGGGGAGGTGCCGCACCTCGGGGCGGGTCTCCGCGAGCGGTACAAGCCCATGATCATGCGGATTCGTACCATGGAGAAGCCGGTGATCGCCGCGCTCAACGGCGTGGCCGCCGGCGCGGGATGCGGGCTCGCCCTCGCGTGCGATCTGCGCACCGCCTCCGACTCGGCCTCGCTCATCCAGTCGTTCGCGCGCGTCGGGCTCGCCCTCGATTCGGGCAGCTCCTTCTTTCTGCCGCGCATCGTCGGGCTCGGCCGGGCCTTCGAGATCGCGATGACCGGCGATCCCGTCCCGGCCGCCGAGGCAGAGCGCATCGGCCTGGTGAATCACCTCTACCCAGCCGAGGAGCTGATGGCTCGCACGTTGGAGCTGGCGACGCGCCTGGCCGCTGGCGCCACGCGCGCCATCGGTCTCATCAAGCGGGACATCAACCGCGCCCTGACGCTCGACGTGGAGAGCGCGCTGGACTACGAGTCGTTCCAGCAGGAGACCGCCGGCCAGACGCGCGATTTCCGTGAGGGGGTGATGGCTTTCATCGAGAAGCGCAAGGCAGAGTTTCGGGGGGAGTAG
- a CDS encoding enoyl-CoA hydratase-related protein, with amino-acid sequence MADAQVLVERDGGVATVTLHRPAVLNALSNELLGEVVGALEALDEDPAIRVAVVTGGSQVFAAGADLQQFADAPVATMVQSARGQLWDRLRRIRQPLVAAVAGYALGGGCELAMSCDLIIAAESARFGQPEINVGIMPGAGGTQRLARAVGKARAMELVLTGRMISAYEAERIGLVNRVVPTEVLADEAGRLAREVAAKPPISVRLAKEAVLQAFETTLTAGLEYERRSLAALLGTDDAREGMRAFLEKRPPRYLGR; translated from the coding sequence ATGGCGGATGCACAGGTCCTCGTCGAGCGAGACGGGGGGGTTGCGACCGTCACCCTCCACCGGCCGGCCGTCCTGAACGCCCTTAGCAATGAGCTGCTCGGCGAAGTCGTCGGCGCGCTCGAGGCGCTCGACGAAGACCCGGCGATTCGGGTCGCCGTCGTTACCGGCGGAAGCCAGGTCTTTGCCGCCGGTGCCGACCTCCAGCAGTTCGCCGACGCGCCCGTGGCGACGATGGTGCAGTCCGCGCGCGGCCAGCTCTGGGACCGGCTGCGACGGATTCGCCAGCCCCTCGTCGCTGCTGTGGCTGGGTACGCCCTTGGCGGCGGCTGCGAGCTGGCCATGAGCTGCGATTTGATCATCGCCGCGGAAAGCGCCCGCTTCGGCCAGCCGGAGATCAACGTGGGGATCATGCCCGGGGCGGGCGGCACGCAGCGCCTGGCGCGCGCGGTCGGCAAGGCGCGGGCGATGGAGCTGGTGCTGACCGGGCGCATGATCTCGGCGTACGAAGCCGAGCGCATTGGCCTGGTGAATCGCGTCGTCCCGACGGAGGTCCTGGCAGACGAGGCTGGCCGCCTCGCGCGGGAGGTCGCCGCGAAGCCACCCATCTCGGTGCGCCTCGCCAAGGAGGCGGTACTCCAGGCCTTCGAAACGACCTTGACCGCCGGCCTCGAGTACGAGCGCCGGTCGCTGGCAGCGCTCCTGGGGACTGACGACGCTCGAGAGGGGATGCGGGCATTTCTGGAGAAGCGCCCGCCTCGATATCTGGGACGATGA
- a CDS encoding FAD-dependent oxidoreductase, whose translation MPDARHYVVLGNGTAGTTAAETLRKNDPDCRISLFTDEPYPLYNRVALPPFLKGKTPESKLFMKTMEFHRDRNICFYPNVRVCKVDLESRTIVTDTGNDFSYDRLLVATGGTPNHLDVPGADADGVCYFQTLDDTKDLVERIERGRSAVSIGGSYISYELAEGFRSRGLHVTWLIRGPRFLHRVIDEDGGELVDRIARHHGVDMVYEDTADHIETRDGHVAAVISRGSRRIEADIVGCGLGLTYNHGFLPSGSVDIKYGIVTNEYLETNVEGVYAAGDIAEFYDVDLDRHYTMGTWASASLHGRISALNMLGDRQPVRDVRQYTTTLFDSRMTVIGATPDIRPEIQGVSRVYPNGSNPTNWSYRRLFFYENRLVGAALIGDMARKVELVKTIRSKNDVWDDRERLLS comes from the coding sequence TTGCCCGATGCGCGGCACTATGTAGTGCTCGGGAACGGCACTGCGGGTACAACAGCCGCCGAGACGCTCCGCAAGAACGATCCGGACTGTCGAATCTCCCTCTTCACCGACGAGCCGTACCCCCTCTACAACCGGGTTGCCCTTCCACCCTTCTTGAAGGGGAAGACACCGGAATCGAAGCTCTTCATGAAGACGATGGAGTTTCACCGGGACCGCAACATCTGCTTCTACCCCAACGTCCGCGTCTGCAAGGTGGACCTTGAATCCCGTACGATCGTCACCGACACTGGCAATGATTTCTCCTACGACCGGCTTCTCGTGGCAACCGGAGGCACGCCCAACCACCTCGACGTGCCCGGCGCCGACGCGGACGGGGTCTGCTACTTCCAGACGCTGGATGACACGAAGGACCTAGTCGAACGGATCGAGCGAGGCCGCTCCGCCGTGAGCATCGGTGGCAGCTACATCTCCTACGAGCTGGCAGAGGGGTTCCGGTCGCGCGGCCTGCACGTGACGTGGCTCATCCGCGGCCCTCGCTTCCTCCACCGCGTGATCGACGAGGACGGCGGCGAGCTGGTGGACCGGATCGCGCGCCACCACGGCGTCGACATGGTGTACGAGGACACCGCGGACCATATCGAGACCCGCGATGGCCACGTCGCGGCCGTCATCTCGCGTGGCAGCCGAAGGATCGAGGCGGACATCGTCGGTTGCGGCCTTGGCCTGACCTACAACCACGGTTTCCTGCCCTCGGGCTCCGTCGACATCAAATACGGCATTGTTACGAACGAATATCTGGAGACGAACGTCGAAGGGGTGTACGCGGCCGGCGATATCGCCGAGTTTTACGACGTCGATCTCGATCGCCACTACACCATGGGGACCTGGGCCAGCGCCTCGCTCCACGGGCGGATCTCCGCGCTCAACATGCTCGGGGATCGGCAGCCCGTGCGCGACGTACGACAGTACACCACCACTCTCTTCGACTCGCGGATGACCGTCATCGGCGCGACGCCCGACATCCGACCGGAGATCCAGGGCGTCTCGCGCGTCTACCCCAACGGCTCGAACCCGACAAACTGGTCGTATCGGCGGCTCTTTTTCTACGAGAACCGGCTCGTCGGCGCGGCGCTCATCGGCGATATGGCGAGAAAAGTCGAGCTGGTGAAGACGATTCGCTCCAAGAACGACGTGTGGGATGACCGCGAGCGGCTCCTGAGCTAG
- a CDS encoding MBL fold metallo-hydrolase, whose protein sequence is MAPSCHRGGPGTRERRGVELTWIGHSCFRMRGRDATLVTDPCARASGYSVNRVTADVVTISNSHPNHSAVGELAGSPTVLDGPGEYEVQGIIVTGVRTPAGKAPGTPRNTAYIISVDDITLCHLGDLASIPTTEQIELMKDVNVLLIPVGGHCTIGPSEAVEVISQIEPKLVVPMHYATDVSTVELEGVDRFLREMGLTQSEPQPRINVTHSSLPSEPTVVLLQYRRS, encoded by the coding sequence ATGGCGCCCAGTTGCCACCGAGGCGGGCCGGGAACGAGGGAAAGGAGAGGTGTGGAGCTAACCTGGATCGGACATTCCTGTTTTCGTATGCGAGGCCGGGACGCGACGCTGGTTACCGATCCGTGCGCGCGGGCCAGCGGCTATTCCGTGAACCGAGTCACGGCAGACGTCGTGACAATCTCGAATTCGCATCCCAACCACAGCGCGGTGGGGGAGTTGGCTGGCTCACCCACGGTGCTCGACGGGCCCGGCGAATACGAGGTCCAGGGAATCATCGTAACGGGGGTGCGCACGCCGGCCGGCAAGGCCCCGGGCACCCCGAGAAATACGGCCTACATCATCTCCGTCGACGACATCACCCTCTGCCACCTGGGCGACCTGGCGAGCATCCCCACCACCGAGCAGATCGAGCTGATGAAAGACGTGAACGTACTGCTCATACCCGTCGGCGGGCACTGCACGATTGGGCCGTCCGAGGCGGTGGAGGTCATTAGCCAAATCGAGCCGAAGCTCGTGGTTCCCATGCACTACGCGACGGACGTCTCCACCGTCGAGCTGGAAGGGGTCGATCGATTTCTCCGCGAGATGGGGCTGACGCAATCCGAGCCTCAGCCGCGAATTAACGTTACGCATAGCTCGCTTCCGAGCGAGCCGACCGTCGTCCTCCTGCAATACCGACGCTCCTGA
- the serS gene encoding serine--tRNA ligase — protein MLSMQYIRENEALVRQALDNRRSDAPIDRILALDARRRAILQELERLRAQRNQRSAKIAGAKDPEERGQLIAETRALSERIAVLEPEIRGIDGELEPLLLEVPNIPDPSVPVGADAAENVEVRRWGDTRSFPFPPRPHWEIGEDLGIIDFERGAKIAGSRFQALVGQGAALSRALIALMLDLHVGQHGYTEIAPPYVVKPEAMEGTGQLPKFGDDAYHLEADDLYLIPTAEVPVTNLHRGEILDGARLPIRYCAYSACFRREAGAAGRDTRGLIRVHQFDKVEMVKLTQPDRSLEELESMVSDAEAVLQALDLPYRVVLLCTGDMGFTSRKTYDLEVWMPGQDRFVEISSCSSCGDFQARRADIKYRPTPTAHADYVHTLNGSGLAVGRTMAAILETYQREDGAVAVPNALQPFLRAREIVAQR, from the coding sequence GTGCTGAGCATGCAGTACATTCGCGAAAACGAGGCGTTGGTCCGTCAGGCGCTGGACAACCGCCGCTCCGACGCGCCGATCGACCGGATCCTCGCGCTCGACGCGCGGCGTCGCGCGATCCTCCAGGAGCTGGAGCGGCTCCGCGCGCAGCGCAACCAACGGTCAGCGAAGATCGCGGGCGCGAAGGACCCGGAGGAGCGGGGACAGCTCATCGCCGAGACGCGGGCGCTCTCCGAGCGGATCGCCGTGCTGGAGCCCGAAATTCGCGGGATCGACGGCGAGCTGGAGCCCTTGCTGCTGGAGGTCCCCAACATCCCGGACCCGAGCGTCCCCGTTGGCGCCGACGCCGCCGAGAACGTCGAGGTGCGGCGATGGGGCGACACACGGTCCTTCCCGTTTCCGCCGAGGCCGCACTGGGAGATCGGCGAGGATCTGGGAATCATCGACTTCGAGCGAGGGGCCAAGATCGCCGGGTCGCGCTTCCAGGCGCTCGTCGGTCAGGGCGCCGCGCTCTCCCGCGCGCTCATCGCCCTCATGCTCGACCTCCACGTCGGCCAGCACGGATACACAGAGATCGCCCCGCCATACGTCGTGAAGCCGGAAGCGATGGAGGGGACCGGACAGCTTCCCAAGTTCGGCGACGATGCCTACCATCTGGAGGCTGACGATCTCTATCTGATCCCGACGGCGGAAGTCCCGGTGACGAACCTCCATCGCGGGGAGATCCTGGACGGCGCCCGGTTGCCCATTCGCTACTGTGCCTACAGCGCGTGCTTTCGCAGGGAGGCTGGCGCCGCCGGCCGCGACACCCGCGGGCTGATCCGCGTCCATCAATTCGACAAGGTAGAGATGGTGAAGCTGACCCAGCCCGACCGATCGCTCGAAGAGCTGGAATCGATGGTGAGCGACGCCGAGGCCGTGCTCCAGGCGCTCGATCTGCCGTACCGCGTGGTGCTGCTGTGTACGGGTGATATGGGATTCACCTCCCGCAAGACCTATGACCTGGAAGTGTGGATGCCGGGCCAGGACCGATTTGTGGAGATCTCGTCGTGCTCGAGCTGCGGGGACTTTCAGGCTCGCCGCGCGGACATCAAGTATCGGCCCACACCGACCGCCCACGCGGACTACGTCCATACCCTGAACGGGTCTGGGCTCGCGGTGGGGCGAACGATGGCCGCGATTCTGGAGACGTACCAGCGCGAAGACGGCGCCGTCGCTGTGCCGAATGCGCTCCAACCATTCCTGCGCGCCCGCGAGATCGTCGCTCAACGGTGA